One Helianthus annuus cultivar XRQ/B chromosome 12, HanXRQr2.0-SUNRISE, whole genome shotgun sequence genomic region harbors:
- the LOC110894314 gene encoding mitochondrial uncoupling protein 3: protein MAQGQAQARSRATNKIALASLSAMVAETTTFPIDITKTRLQLHATARPVSAFQVATDIIRKQGVTGLYKGLSPALLRHLFYTPIRTVGYEQLRHAFISHDNHSLSLPSKALIGGISGVIAQVVASPADLVKVRMQADGRMVSQGLKPRYTGSLDALTKIINAEGFKGLWRGVFPNIQRAFLVNMGELACYDHAKHFVIHNQIASDNIYAHTLAAMMSGLTATTISCPADVVKTRMMNQVVNEDGSYKYRNSYDCLIKTVRFEGLRALWKGFFPTWARLGPWQFVFWVSYEKFRLIAGLPSF, encoded by the exons ATGGCTCAAGGACAAGCCCAGGCGCGATCCAGGGCCACAAACAAGATCGCTCTAGCATCCCTATCAGCAATGGTAGCAGAAACCACCACTTTCCCCATCGACATCACCAAAACCAGGCTTCAATTACACGCAACTGCTCGCCCAGTCTCCGCATTTCAGGTCGCCACCGACATTATTCGCAAACAAGGTGTAACAGGACTCTACAAGGGCCTGTCACCCGCCCTTCTTAGACACCTTTTCTACACACCCATTCGAACCGTTGGTTACGAGCAATTGCGTCATGCTTTCATTTCTCATGATAATCATTCTCTTTCTCTACCGAGCAAGGCCCTCATTGGAGGGATTTCTGGCGTTATTGCTCAG GTAGTGGCTAGCCCTGCGGATCTGGTTAAAGTCAGGATGCAAGCGGACGGCCGTATGGTTAGCCAAGGGCTCAAGCCACGGTACACCGGGTCACTTGACGCTCTAACCAAAATCATCAACGCCGAAGGATTTAAAGGACTTTGGAGGGGTGTTTTTCCCAATATTCAAAGAGCATTTTTAGTAAACATGGGAGAATTAGCCTGCTATGATCATGCAAAACATTTTGTTATTCATAATCAAATTGCTAGCGATAACATCTACGCGCACACGTTAGCCGCTATGATGTCGGGCCTTACGGCTACAACCATAAGTTGCCCGGCTGATGTGGTGAAGACAAGAATGATGAACCAGGTGGTTAATGAAGATGGCAGTTATAAATATAGAAATTCTTATGATTGTTTGATAAAGACTGTTAGATTTGAAGGGTTAAGAGCATTGTGGAAAGGGTTTTTTCCTACTTGGGCTAGGCTTGGGCCTTGGCAATTTGTGTTTTGGGTTTCTTATGAAAAATTCAGGTTGATTGCTGGGCTTCCTTCTTTTTAA